One genomic window of Nicotiana sylvestris chromosome 10, ASM39365v2, whole genome shotgun sequence includes the following:
- the LOC104210707 gene encoding putative late blight resistance protein homolog R1B-16 isoform X1 — translation MEFEELVGFREDADAMIRQLTSGTRFLDVISIVGMAGQGKTALAKKVYNEHSIFNHFDVRAWCSVSKVYNRRKLLLDILKQIKGDKCDIVDDDDNIADMFHKSLMGIRYLIVLDDIWEVKAWDELLLCFPSGVNGSRIMVTTRDLHVATYIQRHSDPYLLPFLEDEESWELLQKKVFQEEERCPLELLSVGPLVAKECKGMPSLIIMIAGILSRKKEDPSFWLEVAYDISSHASVEESMKMIQSSYDQLEDHLKPCLLYMGLFPKGYEIPVSDLLKWWIAEEFVENVDTLELEETSKSCLYDLVSRNLVIVSKRRANEEMKCCIVLDQVREFCLRKIKEEKFMQSIVPYNPCRHVDSDEQRLCMYIHDTMKTDYKERESFEQRQKPLEFIAHPKFGISGRKNLFPLLNNLRLIRVLHLLDIYLENSWTTAFQSLTQLRFLTIFVKAFDFKWVSHLLQLQTLRVRSSYIMISPSIWKMEKLRHVDISEFSITMEENERVNFEESSDIVLHNMKTLGMCYMSIADMTPRFWGKFPNLEELRLNIDELGDVPNNSGSTLMRSDMFPSSLKVLCLSDIFLTEEIVSKIARLQQLETLKLSEIYFTGEKHWDLSDNVFERLKVLKLHHVFMTQWCFPEKSFPVLEKLVIKSCSKLEELPLSLAYLCPELELIKVVDCSDSVGNSALKIKKEVEELWGVAERVKVYLSKKDQLFPMLLHLSVASNMKDN, via the coding sequence ATGGAATTTGAAGAACTAGTGGGATTTCGTGAAGATGCAGATGCTATGATTCGCCAATTGACGAGCGGGACTAGATTCCTGGACGTTATCTCGATTGTTGGAATGGCGGGACAAGGAAAAACAGCTTTGGCTAAAAAGGTATACAATGAACATTCTATTTTTAATCACTTTGATGTTCGAGCATGGTGCTCCGTTTCAAAAGTGTATAATCGGAGAAAGTTGTTGCTTGatattctaaaacaaattaaggGTGATAAGTGTGATATTGTAGATGATGACGATAACATAGCTGACATGTTTCACAAGAGTCTAATGGGAATTCGATATCTCATCGTATTGGATGACATATGGGAAGTCAAGGCATGGGATGAGTTGCTATTATGTTTCCCTTCTGGAGTCAATGGAAGTAGAATAATGGTAACAACTCGAGATCTACATGTGGCTACGTATATTCAGCGCCATAGTGATCCTTATCTCCTGCCATTTCTGGAAGACGAAGAGAGTTGGGAATTATTGCAGAAGAAAGTATTTCAAGAAGAAGAGAGATGTCCTTTGGAGCTACTCAGTGTAGGACCACTAGTTGCTAAAGAATGTAAAGGAATGCCTTCTCTGATCATCATGATTGCTGGAATTCTCTCTAGAAAGAAAGAGGACCCGTCTTTCTGGCTTGAGGTTGCATATGATATAAGTTCTCATGCTTCAGTGGAGGAGAGCATGAAGATGATACAATCAAGTTATGACCAAttagaggaccatttgaagccTTGCCTTCTATACATGGGATTGTTTCCTAAAGGTTATGAAATTCCAGTGTCTGATCTGCTGAAGTGGTGGATAGCTGAGGAGTTTGTAGAGAACGTTGACACATTGGAACTAGAAGAAACATCAAAGAGTTGCTTGTACGATCTTGTTAGCAGAAACCTAGTAATTGTTTCTAAAAGAAGAGCTAATGAGGAAATGAAGTGCTGCATAGTTCTTGATCAAGTGCGTGAGTTCTGCTtgagaaaaattaaagaagaaaagttcATGCAGTCAATAGTGCCGTATAATCCATGTCGACATGTAGATTCGGATGAACAAAGGTTATGCATGTATATACATGACACTATGAAAACTGATTACAAGGAAAGGGAATCTTTTGAACAACGTCAAAAGCCACTGGAGTTCATTGCTCATCCGAAATTCGGTATATCAGGCCGTAAGAATCTGTTCCCTCTGCTGAATAACTTAAGACTTATTCGGGTGTTGCATTTATTGGATATCTACTTGGAAAATTCTTGGACTACTGCTTTTCAATCACTGACTCAGTTGAGGTTCCTCACAATTTTTGTCAAAGCATTTGATTTCAAGTGGGTGTCACACCTGCTCCAGCTACAGACCTTGCGTGTTCGTTCATCTTATATAATGATATCACCTTCTATTTGGAAAATGGAAAAGCTGAGGCATGTGGATATAAGCGAATTTTCTATTACAATGGAAGAGAATGAGCGAGTGAATTTTGAAGAATCTTCAGATATTGTGTTACATAACATGAAGACTCTTGGCATGTGCTATATGTCCATAGCTGACATGACTCCGAGATTCTGGGGGAAGTTTCCAAATCTGGAAGAACTCAGGCTCAACATTGATGAGCTTGGAGATGTTCCTAATAATTCAGGCTCCACATTGATGCGTTCTGATATGTTCCCCTCAAGTCTTAAGGTTTTGTGTCTTAGTGACATTTTCTTAACGGAAGAAATAGTTTCAAAGATTGCAAGACTTCAACAGCTTGAGACTCTTAAATTATCCGAGATATACTTTACGGGGGAAAAGCACTGGGACCTCAGTGATAACGTGTTCGAGAGACTCAAAGTTTTGAAACTACATCATGTGTTTATGACCCAGTGGTGTTTTCCAGAGAAATCATTTCCCGTACTCGAAAAACTAGTTATAAAGAGTTGTTCTAAGCTTGAAGAACTCCCGCTTAGCTTAGCGTATTTATGTCCAGAACTGGAATTGATTAAAGTGGTAGACTGTAGCGACTCAGTTGGAAATTCAGCATTGAAGATTAAAAAAGAAGTAGAAGAACTCTGGGGAGTTGCTGAAAGGGTCAAAGTTTATCTCTCAAAGAAAGACCAACTCTTTCCAATGCTTTTGCACCTCTCTGTTGCTTCTAATATGAAAGACAATTAG
- the LOC104210707 gene encoding putative late blight resistance protein homolog R1B-16 isoform X2, with product MFHKSLMGIRYLIVLDDIWEVKAWDELLLCFPSGVNGSRIMVTTRDLHVATYIQRHSDPYLLPFLEDEESWELLQKKVFQEEERCPLELLSVGPLVAKECKGMPSLIIMIAGILSRKKEDPSFWLEVAYDISSHASVEESMKMIQSSYDQLEDHLKPCLLYMGLFPKGYEIPVSDLLKWWIAEEFVENVDTLELEETSKSCLYDLVSRNLVIVSKRRANEEMKCCIVLDQVREFCLRKIKEEKFMQSIVPYNPCRHVDSDEQRLCMYIHDTMKTDYKERESFEQRQKPLEFIAHPKFGISGRKNLFPLLNNLRLIRVLHLLDIYLENSWTTAFQSLTQLRFLTIFVKAFDFKWVSHLLQLQTLRVRSSYIMISPSIWKMEKLRHVDISEFSITMEENERVNFEESSDIVLHNMKTLGMCYMSIADMTPRFWGKFPNLEELRLNIDELGDVPNNSGSTLMRSDMFPSSLKVLCLSDIFLTEEIVSKIARLQQLETLKLSEIYFTGEKHWDLSDNVFERLKVLKLHHVFMTQWCFPEKSFPVLEKLVIKSCSKLEELPLSLAYLCPELELIKVVDCSDSVGNSALKIKKEVEELWGVAERVKVYLSKKDQLFPMLLHLSVASNMKDN from the coding sequence ATGTTTCACAAGAGTCTAATGGGAATTCGATATCTCATCGTATTGGATGACATATGGGAAGTCAAGGCATGGGATGAGTTGCTATTATGTTTCCCTTCTGGAGTCAATGGAAGTAGAATAATGGTAACAACTCGAGATCTACATGTGGCTACGTATATTCAGCGCCATAGTGATCCTTATCTCCTGCCATTTCTGGAAGACGAAGAGAGTTGGGAATTATTGCAGAAGAAAGTATTTCAAGAAGAAGAGAGATGTCCTTTGGAGCTACTCAGTGTAGGACCACTAGTTGCTAAAGAATGTAAAGGAATGCCTTCTCTGATCATCATGATTGCTGGAATTCTCTCTAGAAAGAAAGAGGACCCGTCTTTCTGGCTTGAGGTTGCATATGATATAAGTTCTCATGCTTCAGTGGAGGAGAGCATGAAGATGATACAATCAAGTTATGACCAAttagaggaccatttgaagccTTGCCTTCTATACATGGGATTGTTTCCTAAAGGTTATGAAATTCCAGTGTCTGATCTGCTGAAGTGGTGGATAGCTGAGGAGTTTGTAGAGAACGTTGACACATTGGAACTAGAAGAAACATCAAAGAGTTGCTTGTACGATCTTGTTAGCAGAAACCTAGTAATTGTTTCTAAAAGAAGAGCTAATGAGGAAATGAAGTGCTGCATAGTTCTTGATCAAGTGCGTGAGTTCTGCTtgagaaaaattaaagaagaaaagttcATGCAGTCAATAGTGCCGTATAATCCATGTCGACATGTAGATTCGGATGAACAAAGGTTATGCATGTATATACATGACACTATGAAAACTGATTACAAGGAAAGGGAATCTTTTGAACAACGTCAAAAGCCACTGGAGTTCATTGCTCATCCGAAATTCGGTATATCAGGCCGTAAGAATCTGTTCCCTCTGCTGAATAACTTAAGACTTATTCGGGTGTTGCATTTATTGGATATCTACTTGGAAAATTCTTGGACTACTGCTTTTCAATCACTGACTCAGTTGAGGTTCCTCACAATTTTTGTCAAAGCATTTGATTTCAAGTGGGTGTCACACCTGCTCCAGCTACAGACCTTGCGTGTTCGTTCATCTTATATAATGATATCACCTTCTATTTGGAAAATGGAAAAGCTGAGGCATGTGGATATAAGCGAATTTTCTATTACAATGGAAGAGAATGAGCGAGTGAATTTTGAAGAATCTTCAGATATTGTGTTACATAACATGAAGACTCTTGGCATGTGCTATATGTCCATAGCTGACATGACTCCGAGATTCTGGGGGAAGTTTCCAAATCTGGAAGAACTCAGGCTCAACATTGATGAGCTTGGAGATGTTCCTAATAATTCAGGCTCCACATTGATGCGTTCTGATATGTTCCCCTCAAGTCTTAAGGTTTTGTGTCTTAGTGACATTTTCTTAACGGAAGAAATAGTTTCAAAGATTGCAAGACTTCAACAGCTTGAGACTCTTAAATTATCCGAGATATACTTTACGGGGGAAAAGCACTGGGACCTCAGTGATAACGTGTTCGAGAGACTCAAAGTTTTGAAACTACATCATGTGTTTATGACCCAGTGGTGTTTTCCAGAGAAATCATTTCCCGTACTCGAAAAACTAGTTATAAAGAGTTGTTCTAAGCTTGAAGAACTCCCGCTTAGCTTAGCGTATTTATGTCCAGAACTGGAATTGATTAAAGTGGTAGACTGTAGCGACTCAGTTGGAAATTCAGCATTGAAGATTAAAAAAGAAGTAGAAGAACTCTGGGGAGTTGCTGAAAGGGTCAAAGTTTATCTCTCAAAGAAAGACCAACTCTTTCCAATGCTTTTGCACCTCTCTGTTGCTTCTAATATGAAAGACAATTAG